From Stegostoma tigrinum isolate sSteTig4 chromosome 4, sSteTig4.hap1, whole genome shotgun sequence, a single genomic window includes:
- the gja1b gene encoding gap junction alpha-1 protein, which translates to MGDWSFLAKVLTKAQSYLTPGGKLWLSVLFIFRVLVLGTAVESAWGDEQSAFSCNTQQPGCANVCYDKSFPISHIRLWVLQIIFVSTPTLVYLIHVFIVSHKEKRLTKKEKYLKILQEEGEDVSLALKQLELKKIKYGVEEQGKIKIKGSLMHTYAVSIIFKIIFEVTFILIQWCIYGFRFMLDTIYACERYPCPHTVDCFLSRPTEKTVFIIFMLVVSVGSAVLNLVELFYIIFKTLADRVKQNSHLFQGSQKMGVNPLKDSSSSKYAYYNGCSPPTAPMSPPGYKLATGDRNMSSCRSYNKQANEQNWANYSTEQNRIGQAGSTISNSHAQAFDYHGEHPTIQKSPSITELQPVGLREQRPPSRTSSRGSSRPRPDDLEV; encoded by the coding sequence ATGGGTGACTGGAGTTTCCTGGCAAAAGTACTGACTAAAGCGCAGTCTTACTTGACTCCAGGAGGTAAACTATGGCTTTCCGTGCTCTTCATCTTTCGTGTTCTCGTCTTGGGCACTGCCGTGGAATCTGCCTGGGGAGATGAACAGTCTGCATTCAGCTGCAACACTCAGCAACCGGGTTGTGCGAACGTCTGCTATGACAAATCCTTCCCCATCTCCCACATTCGACTCTGGGTCCTTCAGATTATTTTTGTCTCAACACCCACTCTGGTGTACCTAATCCATGTCTTTATCGTCTCTCATAAAGAAAAAAGATTAActaagaaagaaaaatatttaaagatactCCAAGAAGAAGGTGAAGATGTCAGCCTTGCTTTGAAACAATTAGAACTAAAGAAAATCAAATATGGTGTGGAGGAGCAaggcaaaattaaaattaaaggaTCTCTTATGCATACTTATGCAGTCAGTattatctttaaaataatttttgaagtGACTTTCATTTTAATTCAGTGGTGCATTTACGGTTTCAGGTTCATGCTGGATACAATTTATGCTTGTGAGAGGTATCCATGCCCACACACAGTAGACTGCTTCCTCTCGCGACCCACTGAGAAGACTGTCTTTATCATATTCATGTTGGTGGTATCTGTTGGTTCAGCTGTGCTGAACTTGGTAGAGCTGTTCTACATTATCTTCAAAACATTAGCAGATCGTGTTAAGCAAAATAGCCACTTATTTCAGGGTTCTCAAAAAATGGGCGTGAATCCTCTCAAAGACTCATCCTCTTCAAAGTATGCCTATTATAATGGGTGCTCCCCACCAACTGCTCCCATGTCCCCTCCTGGATACAAGCTTGCTACTGGGGACAGGAATATGTCCTCCTGCAGAAGCTATAATAAGCAAGCTAATGAACAGAACTGGGCAAATTACAGCACCGAACAAAACAGGATTGGCCAGGCTGGTAGCACCATTTCCAACTCCCATGCACAGGCATTTGATTATCATGGTGAACATCCAACCATACAAAAGTCACCATCAATAACAGAGTTGCAGCCTGTTGGTCTCAGGGAACAGAGACCACCTAGTAGAACCAGCAGCCGAGGGAGTAGCAGGCCAAGACCAGATGACCTTGAGGTCTAG